Genomic segment of Fibrobacter sp. UWH4:
TTGTTGACAAAGTGGTGGTCTGCATGATTTTTTGAACTTTGAACAAATTAATTTCAACATTATCCACTGAAAAATATTCTTTCTATAATCATTTTTTTTGTAAAAAATGAATTTTTTTTAATTTTTTTGAAAAAAAGTGTTGATTATTTGTGAAAATAAGTTATTTTATACACAGATAATTCACAACATAACCATAAGGAAGAAAAAAAATGGCTACAAAGACTGCTACAAAGAAGCCGGCTGCTGCAAAGAAGCCCGCTGCTGCTAAGAAACCCGCTGCTGCAAAGAAGCCCGCTGCTGCAAAGAAGCCGGCCGCTGCAAAGAAGCCCGCTGCTGCAAAGAAGCCGGCCGCTGCAAAGAAGCCCGCTGCTGCAAAGAAGCCGGCCGCTGCAAAGAAGCCGGTCGCAGCCAAGAAGCCCGCTGCTGCAAAGAAGCCGGCTGCAAAGAAGCCGGCTGCAAAGAAGCCCGCTGCAAAGAAGCCGGTCGCCAAGAAGGCTCCTGCTAAGAAGGCTGCAAAGAAGTAATCTCAACAATTTTCTCCTTTGTTGGCGAGTTCCGGACAAGTCCGGAACTCGTTTTCTATTTTTGGGGCATGATTTCAGAAAAAGATCTCGCCGAATTAGAGAATATCCCTTACGAAGAACGTGTCAAGCGCGTTGAAAAGCTTCTTGATGGTAAAAATGAACCCCGCGCCTTTGAACTCGGACTGTTGCTTGCCCTTAAGATGGGGCAGGAAATTCGCGAAGGCAAGGAACTCGGTAGTGAATCGGGCGACTTGGTCGCCAGTTGGAACGGGAAACACCCGGATTCCGTGGTGGAGGAAGCGATTGCTTTTGCGAAGGAATTCCTGACGAATCCGGCAAAGATTGCTGAGAAGATTAAAAGCGGCATGCTGAAGGCCAAAGATGAAGCGGCTTCCAGCAGTACCGACGAGGCATCCAATGGATAACAAACTGATTGCCACCGTCGATATCGGGAGCCATAGCTGCATTCTTCTGATTGCGGCTTTCGAAGACGCTCCCGCCACCGAAGAGGGGGCCGCCCCGCGCAAGGTGCTTGTCCCGAAGCTGCAGAAAGTTGAAGTCTGTCGCCTGGGCGAAGACATTTACGAGCACGGCGCCATTACCGAAA
This window contains:
- a CDS encoding histone H1, with the translated sequence MATKTATKKPAAAKKPAAAKKPAAAKKPAAAKKPAAAKKPAAAKKPAAAKKPAAAKKPAAAKKPVAAKKPAAAKKPAAKKPAAKKPAAKKPVAKKAPAKKAAKK